The Streptomyces camelliae genome window below encodes:
- a CDS encoding GDSL-type esterase/lipase family protein produces the protein MTTTWIAAHRTAVIDPYEGFQLFESRGFADQTLRQTLRLAGEGEAVRIILSNRYGKEPLEIGGAHLRGDGIDTPLTFDGAKAVTVPAGADLVSDPVEQPVTAGQVLTVGLYLPGDTGLTTYSAVPYDTGHAAPGDQLTAPALRDAEEVPTGHFGIGADVRAPEGTRIAVAFGDSWIEGAATTPGLDNSFPAQLGRRLTRGWIVNQGISGNRLLTDEIGEHLLARVDRDVLAVPGVSHVLIHIGLNDFGLPGHIAFPEPGTPPTAAAFIAGLTALADRLHAAGLTVLGSTVGPYRGTVYDGYDSEAGQAVRREVNAWLLSGDHPFDGIVDVAAAVADPAEPERIREEFNSGDGLHVNDAGAKAIADAVDLSLLDL, from the coding sequence ATGACAACGACATGGATCGCCGCCCACCGCACCGCCGTCATCGACCCGTACGAGGGTTTCCAGCTCTTCGAGAGCAGAGGCTTCGCCGATCAGACCCTGCGCCAGACCCTGCGGCTCGCCGGAGAAGGTGAGGCGGTACGGATCATCCTCAGCAACCGATACGGCAAGGAGCCCCTGGAGATCGGCGGCGCGCACCTCCGAGGCGACGGGATCGACACCCCGCTCACCTTCGACGGCGCCAAGGCCGTCACGGTGCCGGCCGGCGCGGACCTCGTCTCCGACCCGGTCGAGCAGCCCGTCACCGCGGGCCAGGTCCTCACGGTCGGCCTCTACCTGCCCGGCGACACCGGCCTGACCACGTACTCCGCGGTGCCCTACGACACCGGTCACGCGGCCCCCGGCGACCAGCTGACCGCACCGGCCCTGCGGGACGCCGAGGAGGTGCCCACCGGCCACTTCGGGATCGGCGCCGACGTCCGCGCGCCCGAGGGCACCCGGATCGCGGTCGCCTTCGGAGACTCCTGGATCGAGGGCGCGGCCACCACGCCCGGCCTCGACAACAGCTTCCCGGCCCAGCTCGGCCGCCGTCTGACCCGCGGCTGGATCGTCAACCAGGGCATCTCCGGCAACCGTCTGCTCACCGACGAGATCGGCGAGCACCTCCTCGCCCGCGTGGACCGGGACGTCCTCGCGGTGCCCGGGGTCAGCCATGTCCTGATCCACATCGGCCTCAACGACTTCGGTCTGCCCGGCCACATCGCCTTCCCCGAGCCCGGGACGCCGCCCACGGCCGCCGCGTTCATCGCCGGTCTGACCGCCCTGGCCGACCGGCTGCACGCCGCCGGGCTGACCGTCCTCGGCTCCACCGTCGGCCCGTACCGCGGCACGGTCTACGACGGCTACGACAGCGAGGCCGGCCAGGCCGTGCGGCGCGAGGTGAACGCCTGGCTGCTGAGCGGGGACCACCCCTTCGACGGCATCGTGGACGTCGCCGCCGCCGTCGCGGACCCGGCCGAACCCGAGCGGATCCGCGAGGAGTTCAACAGCGGCGACGGACTGCACGTCAACGACGCCGGCGCGAAGGCGATCGCCGACGCCGTGGACCTGAGCCTGCTGGACCTCTAG